In Pseudovibrio brasiliensis, the following are encoded in one genomic region:
- a CDS encoding endonuclease/exonuclease/phosphatase family protein — MRSDRVFLKKKQNTPILLHLVRAGTLAVTFLLLFSLVAPGNLLSEAAAFFIPQLIAAGFVGLLIWLVMARRLHWLHLLCLLGLIISSFWMVTSIRLVRQPTAILENHPESKSFNVMSLNLLHMQFGKEALQELIEKRQPDLIVFQETASATPRLQAFLRENYQYAILPPEKKDTDLTVFSKFPLENSKRNLVPGLGFNGYIPREFLSADVNVNGRKIQLYAIHPASPRSKRRLNGRTTYVDYVSKHIQKHRTDTPIMVLGDWNTPVWSDTFQKLLADLKLKTTFTSFVPQTTRYFINPFLGKVLGSKVDHITSSEKIIIKDLMIGEDVGSDHFPIFATLHILP, encoded by the coding sequence GTGCGGTCAGACAGGGTATTTTTAAAGAAGAAGCAAAATACCCCAATACTGCTTCATCTGGTCCGTGCCGGAACCCTTGCTGTCACCTTCCTGCTTCTGTTCTCTCTGGTTGCACCGGGCAACCTTCTCAGCGAAGCAGCTGCTTTCTTCATCCCACAACTCATCGCAGCAGGTTTTGTCGGTCTCCTGATCTGGCTTGTCATGGCCAGAAGGCTGCATTGGCTTCATCTACTGTGCCTGCTGGGCTTGATCATCTCCAGTTTCTGGATGGTCACCAGCATTCGCCTTGTCAGACAGCCCACCGCTATTCTGGAGAACCATCCAGAAAGTAAGAGCTTCAACGTCATGAGCCTCAACCTCCTGCATATGCAGTTCGGGAAAGAAGCTCTGCAGGAACTTATCGAAAAACGCCAACCCGATCTGATCGTGTTCCAGGAAACCGCGAGCGCAACACCGCGCCTTCAAGCATTCCTAAGAGAAAACTATCAGTACGCGATCCTGCCACCTGAAAAGAAAGACACCGACCTCACAGTCTTCAGTAAGTTCCCGTTAGAAAACTCAAAGCGCAACCTTGTACCGGGGCTGGGGTTCAACGGTTACATTCCCCGTGAGTTCTTGAGCGCAGACGTCAATGTCAACGGCAGGAAAATTCAGCTTTACGCAATCCACCCAGCAAGCCCACGCAGCAAACGTCGACTGAATGGACGCACAACCTACGTGGATTACGTGTCCAAGCACATCCAAAAACATCGGACAGATACACCCATTATGGTTTTAGGGGACTGGAACACTCCGGTCTGGTCAGATACCTTCCAGAAGTTGCTGGCTGACCTGAAGCTGAAAACAACATTCACAAGCTTCGTTCCGCAGACCACGCGATATTTTATCAATCCATTCCTTGGAAAGGTACTGGGATCTAAAGTCGATCACATCACCTCTTCTGAAAAAATAATCATCAAAGACCTTATGATTGGCGAAGACGTCGGCTCAGACCATTTTCCAATCTTCGCAACACTTCACATATTACCTTAA